From the Arvicola amphibius chromosome 2, mArvAmp1.2, whole genome shotgun sequence genome, one window contains:
- the LOC119807137 gene encoding olfactory receptor 6C4-like, with translation MDMLVTGAARNGTAIQEFILEGFPAAQHLGILLFLVHLLAYLASLVGNMLIITITCEDHCLHTPMYFFLSTFSFVEYCCISTVIPQLLVIFLLGRQKISFGACFTQAFVFLFLGTTAFFLLAVLSLDRYLAICKPLHYLTIMSPRMYVFLVTVCLVLGFLFVAIPVVMLSRSFFCGPNVIPHFFCDFGPLANLSCSETRSIKMLFFNFALIVLFTSLLTAVFAYSNIAVTIVRLPSAREQQRAFSTCSSHLIVLSLMFGSCIFIYIKPKQSSRLDTNREAALVNTVVTPLLNPVIYTLRNKQVHQALRDALSRVKLHRYHGKNALAP, from the coding sequence ATGGACATGCTGGTGACAGGGGCAGCCAGGAACGGGACAGCCATCCAGGAGTTTATCCTCGAGGGGTTCCCTGCAGCCCAGCACCTGGGGATCCTCCTATTTCTAGTGCACTTGCTGGCCTACTTGGCTTCCCTCGTGGGCAACATGCTCATAATTACCATCACCTGCGAGGACCACTGCttacacacacccatgtacttcttcctcagcacCTTCTCCTTTGTCGAGTACTGTTGTATATCTACTGTTATTCCCCAGCTGCTAGTCATCTTTCTTTTAGGGAGGCAAAAGATTTCCTTTGGAGCCTGCTTCACCcaagcctttgtttttcttttcctggggacaacagcttttttccttcttgctgtgTTGTCCCTGGACCGGTATCTGGCCATCTGCAAACCTCTGCATTATCTGACCATCATGAGCCCGAGGATGTACGTCTTTCTCGTTACTGTCTGTTTAGTTCTGGGATTCCTCTTTGTGGCCATTCCAGTTGTAATGCTTTCCCGGTCATTTTTCTGTGGCCCCAATGTCATTCCTCACTTCTTCTGTGACTTTGGACCACTGGCAAATCTCTCCTGTTCAGAAACCAGGTCTATCAAAATGCTGTTTTTTAACTTTGCTTTAATTGTGCTTTTTACATCCCTTCTTACAGCTGTCTTTGCATATAGCAATATAGCAGTCACAATAGTGCGCCTGCCGTCAGCCAGGGAGCAACAGAGGGCTTTTTCCACCTGTTCCTCTCATCTCATCGTCCTCTCGCTGATGTTTGGCAGctgcatatttatatacattaagCCAAAGCAGTCAAGCAGGCTGGACACCAACAGAGAGGCTGCTCTTGTGAACACAGTAGTGACCCCGCTTCTGAACCCTGTCATCTACACCCTGCGCAACAAGCAGGTCCACCAGGCTCTCAGGGATGCACTGTCCAGGGTCAAACTGCACAGATATCACGGGAAGAATGCACTTGCCCCTTGA
- the LOC119807953 gene encoding LOW QUALITY PROTEIN: olfactory receptor 13A1 (The sequence of the model RefSeq protein was modified relative to this genomic sequence to represent the inferred CDS: inserted 1 base in 1 codon), whose protein sequence is MKPWVDNHLRVSDIHFSXRTMRNQTLVTEFILQGFSEHPQYWLLLFICFLTLYSVAVIGNVLIILAITCNPGLHTPMYFFLFNLANMDIICTSSIMPKALKGLVSERNPISYGGCMAQLYFLTWSASSELLLLTVMAYDRYAAICHPLHYGSMMSKAVCSVLAAGVWALCAANTAIHTGLMTRLTFCGPNVITHFFCEVPPLLLLSCSSTYVNSVMIVLADAFYGILNFLMTIVSYGFIISSILKMRTSEGKKKAFSTCSSHLIVVCMYYTAVFYAYISPVSSYNPEKSKLAGVLYTMLSPTLNPLIYTLRNKEVKAALRKLFPFLKN, encoded by the exons ATGAAACCATGGGTTGATAATCACCTGAGAGTCTCTGACATCCACTTCA CAAGGACGATGAGAAACCAGACACTGGTGACAGAGTTCATCCTCCAGGGCTTCTCTGAGCACCCGcagtactggctgctcttattTATCTGTTTCCTCACCCTCTATTCTGTCGCTGTCATAGGTAATGTTCTCATCATCTTGGCCATCACCTGCAACCCTGGGctccacactcccatgtactttttTTTGTTCAATTTGGCTAACATGGATATCATCTGTACCTCCTCCATCATGCCCAAGGCCCTGAAGGGTCTGGTGTCAGAGAGGAACCCCATCTCCTATGGTGGCTGCATGGCCCAGCTCTATTTCCTCACGTGGTCTGCATCCTCAGAGTTGCTACTCCTCACggtcatggcctatgaccgctatgcaGCCATCTGCCATCCTCTGCATTATGGCTCCATGATGAGCAAAGCCGTTTGCAGTGTGTTGGCTGCTGGAGTGTGGGCGCTCTGTGCTGCCAACACAGCTATTCACACTGGCCTGATGACACGCTTGACTTTCTGTGGCCCCAACGTCATCACACATTTCTTCTGTGAGGTACCACCTCTACTCCTTCTCTCCTGCAGCTCCACCTACGTGAACAGTGTCATGATTGTCTTGGCTGATGCCTTTTATGGCATACTGAACTTCCTGATGACCATTGTGTCCTACGGCTTCATCATTTCCAGCATCCTGAAGATGCGGACttcagaagggaagaagaaagccttCTCGACCTGCTCTTCCCATCTCATTGTGGTGTGCATGTATTACACCGCGGTCTTCTATGCCTACATAAGCCCTGTCTCCAGCTACAACCCAGAGAAGAGCAAACTGGCTGGCGTTTTGTACACCATGTTGAGCCCTACACTCAACCCTCTGATCTATACTTTGAGAAACAAGGAGGTCAAAGCAGCTCTCAGGAAACTTTTCCCTTTCCTCAAAAATTGA